GATGTGGTAGTAAGCGGCAATTTCCACCATTCTGGCCGCGTAGGCACCGTTGTTGACAACACAGATTTTCTTGCCCTCCGGCACCAGGGAGTTCACGAGCACATCCTGCACGATGGTTCCGGAGCCGGTAAAAATGACGGCACTGTATTTCTCGGGATCTCCGTGAACCACCTTCACCAGGTCGCGGCGGACCCGGGTCATGACGTCTACGAATTCCTGTTCCCGGGGACAGATGTCGGGCACCACCTGGGCGTATTTCACGGCGTCGCTAGTGGTGGCCGGCCCCGGGTTCAGCAGTACGTTCCTCTTGACGGGTTTGACGACTTCCATGATTACCTCCGTCCTTCTGTTAGAGTTTCCCCACTTTCTTGATACCCGATTTTTTGCTGGGGTCCTGAATCTCCTCGACAATGCTGAAGCCGCTGCCCCTGACGCCCTGCATGCTATCGAAACGTTCCTTCCACTCTTCGGGTGTCTTGCACAGGGACGACTTGGCATGGGCGGCCCTTTCGGAAAGGGGCGGTACCGGTCGATCTTCAGGACCGTCATAGTCCTCTTTGGGCGTCAACTGCTGGCCCAGGCGTGAGGTCCCCCGGCGCTCCACCTCTTCGATATAGTGGGCGCCGGCCGCAAAGGAGCGGGTGACCGCCAGGATGGCCCAGGTGGCTTCGGGCGTAAAGCCGAGATCCAGCATGGTGGCACCGGTGGCGCCCAGCATGTCCAGATCAACCGGCGTGTCGGCAGCTTCCTGCGCCGCCTTGACCACCGCTTTGATGAAGTCGATATACTTTCCGGCCACACCGAGTTTTTCAGCCCGGGCGATCATGCGTTGGGCCGCGGGGTCCTTGAGCATGAGGTCCGAAACTCCCAGGGCTTCGTCATGCAGCTTGTCCGCCACCAGCATCCTGGCGGCCTCATCCAGGGAGAGATCCTGTTCTACGGCTATTTTCATATAGCTGTCGAGCATATTGCCGAAGGCCGAATAGGCGCCGTAGGCGTGTCCGAAGGCCATGATCGAAGCACCGCAGGCCTGCGTCAGGAAGGTTTTGGACCGGGCTACTATCCTGGAGATGGCCGCCGGGGAGGAGAGCCCGTCCTCCAGGGCCATGATCATGACGTAGTTGAGCATCTGCCCCTCCTCGACAGTGGGGATGCGCGCCTGGTAGTCCACGAAAAGAACCTCGATGACGCCGTAGCCCTCCTCCATCATCTCGGTGGTGTCGTACCCGCGGGTGACGATGCGGTGCACGTTTTTATAGGCCACTTCGGAAACCCACTGAAAAGGCGCTCTCTGGGTGTCTCTCGGCACGGTGCCGTACTCGCGGTCATAGTAGTCGAAGGGATTCTTGGAGCTGCCAAGATTTCCGATCCCGCGTTCCCTTTTGGCCTTGTTCAGGGCGTCTGTTTTCTTCTTGTCTAGATAACCCATTGTTTGTATTCTCCCTCTTCCTTCTGTTTTTTGGCGTATTCCTGCTGTTCTTCCTTTTTGGGAACGATCCTGTCTTCGGGACCGACGTATTTGATCATGGAAAGGTCGATCATCTGCACCATGGGTTCGTTCCGGGATGCTCCCCAGGCGCGTCCCTTTTTCATGTTGTAGAGGGCGTGGGCCGCACAGCTGAACCCCCGCACAACGCTGCCGATGCACCACCCGGCATTGGGCGAGAAGCCGATTTCCATCAGTGCCGTGTTGCCGGACCCCACGACGTTGACGCCGACATAGGAGCGCCCTTCGGCCTTGCGCCTGGCGTGAAAGTGCTTTTCCAGGGCCCGCTGAAATTCGAGATACACGCCTTCCAGTTCCAGCTCTTCCTGCCGGAGATGGATCGGTTCCGCCCTGGGGTCGCTGTCGATGTGCTGGGGCTGGCCCATGCCCATGACGGGGCGGCCGGCATCCATGTATTCATCCACCAGGGTCTTGGCCATTTCGTCTACGGTTTTACCTTCCTCCCGGGCCCGCTTCAAATACTTGTTGAGCATGTAGCCGTGGGCCGCGCCCGGGCCGTGGACACCGCCGAAGGTGGAAACTGCAGCAGCTACGCAGACGGGCAGATTCGGGCGGCCGGCACTCACCCCGATGGCGCCCACCGCCGACGGCGACATGGAGTGCTCGAGAAAAACGCCCATTTCGTACTTGAGCATCTTTTCTTCCTTTTCTGTCGGGATGCGGTTTTGGAAGAGCACGAACATGGCGTCGTAAAACGAGTAGCCTTCCTCTGCCAGGTCACTCAGGTTGTATCCCCGCATGACGGTCTTTTCTTCCGTTTTGTAGGAGATCGAGGTTTTTCTCCTGATCATTGGGTCTCGGTTCATTGCAGATCCTCCAGTTGTATGTTTTTTGCAGTTATATGAGTAATGTTATCAAAATATTAGCATAAAAAATCGATCCGGTATGGGCCGGCCTGCACGCCATATAGAACCGCTTGTTTTATAAGTCAATGTAATAAATATTATAATTTGTATAATTTATTATTATACAGAAAGCAGGGGAGCTTATAAAGATCGGATTCAGGCGGATCACCGTTACGCCACCGTTGCATCACCGGGGGGTATTTATGGGGATGGAACTGCGGTCTTCAATGCCCTGAATGTTTCTATGTGGTGGTCTTCTTCGGCGATGATGCGGTCCAGCAGGTTGCGAGCCTCCTCTTCGAGGACAAACGCCTTGAGCATTTCATAAAACAGGATCCCGTCTTTTTCAGATTCGATAAAGACCTCTATCAGTTCGGAAACCTGCCATATATCGGCAAAGTCTACATTTTCAAGCGAAAAGGCCTCTTTTCCGATAATCGTATTCAGGAAACTGCTGTCCAGATTTTCCTGGGCGAGTGTATCCGTTTGATGAGAAACTTCCGTTTTGAGGCCCTCGAACCAGTCAACATGCGCGGATTCCTCGCCGGCAATCCATTCCAGGGCCGTTTCTATTTCCGGAACGGATGTCTTGGCGGCTGCTTCGAGGTATATCTTGCGGCTGTTTTTTTCGAGTCGGATGGCGATGTCCAGTATTTCGTTGACGGCAAACAAATGGCACCTCCCTATGCATCGGGAATATTCAGCAGTTGCTTGAGACGCTGCAGTTCCGATTCTGCATCGCCGACGAGTTCAGCCATGATGCCGCTGATGGGCAGAATCCTGTCGGCCAGCCCCACGGATTGCCCGGCCATCAGGGAACCCCCATCCACATCGCCGTCGATGGCGGCCCGGCGCAGCGCCCCCGCCCAGAAATTTTCGACTTCATACTGCGCTTGCCGGTTGTCTATGCTGTTGTCCTTCAGTTTCTGCATGATGCCGAGCTGGAGCTTGCCGAACGCTTCGGTCCCCTTGTTTTTGAGCGCTCGGACCGGGATAACCGGCAGCCGGCTGTCGAACTGTGGGGTCGCAACAGCGTCGCGCGCCTTGGCCCGCCTGAAGCTTTCTTTAAAATCCGGGTGGGCTTTGCACTCTTCAGACATGACAAAACGGGTGCCCATCTGGATTCCCGCGGCGCCCATCATCAACAGGTGGGCCATCATTCTTCCGGTGGCTATGCCGCCGGCGGCGAAAATGGGGACGTCATCCATCTCGAAGAGGATTTGCTGAAGCAAAACCAGCAGACTGACCGGACCGATGTGGCCGCCGGCCTCGGACCCTTCCAGCATGAGGGCATCGGTTCCCATTTTGACCAGCCGGAGGGCCAGCGGAGCGGTCGGTGCAAAACAGATAACCTTGGCGCCGGCGTCCTGGGCCAGCCTGATTTCCGGTTCGCGGGGGATGGAACCGGCGAACATGACCATGTCACAGGCCATGTCGCACACCATGCGCAGCTGCTCCTTGTAAATGGGAGACACCGTGATCAGGTTGACGCCAAAGGGCTTGTCCGTGTATTCGTGCAGACGTTCGATCTCTTTTTCCAGCTGGTCGACCGGCGTATTCCCGCCTGCCAGGAAGCCGAACCCGCCGGCTTCCCCCACATCGCCAACCAGCTTGTAATCGCTGATCCAGGTCATGGCGCCGCATGTGATGGGGTAGCGGCACCCGAGAAACTCCTGCCCGCGTTCGAAAAATCGGTCTATCAGCACGTCGGTGTCTCTTCCTGTCGGCATATTCTAATAGGGTCGTTACGGGCAATCGTTCCGCCCTGGACGACCCTGGCAAAAACGCCTTCTCTCGGCATGATACAATCCCCGGCCTGGTAATAAATAGCGCATTTTTTAGGGCACTCTTTTCCGATCTGTGAAATTTCGAGGATGACGGTGTCACCGAGCTGCAGCCGGGTTCCCACCGGCAGATGCGGCAGGTCGATGCCGGTGGTGGCGATGTTTTCGGCAAAGTCCCCAAAGGTCACATCCAGACCCGTCCGACGCGCTTTGTCGATACTTTCGGCTGCCAGCAGACTGACCTGTCTGTGCCAGTTTCCGGCATGCGCATCGTCCTCAAGCCCATGATCGCGAACGATCACGGCGGTGTCGACAGTGGCTTTTCTGGTACCCTTGTGCCTGCTGGCGGCGATGGATACTATTTTCATGGTTTTTGCTTTCATGGTTGAACCCAATAAAAGGACCGGGAGAGAAGAAGGCTTCGGGGGCGTTCCAGCGTCCGGTCTTCTGCGGCCCCATTTGTTTACCTCAATCCATTATACACGTGTTGACATGTTGTTTATGCAACTATGAAGTTTATTCGCTTTCTACGGTCTCGATGATCTCTTTGAGGATATCACAGGCGCGGCACCTTTTCATCTTCGATTCCCAGTTTTCCTCGGGTTCACCGCCGCAGATCGTACCTGAAACGAACCAGCACATTTTTCCACACTGGAATTCCCAGGCAGGGCATTTTTCCTTATGCTTCGGGGGGCAGTTATTGACAACCCAGCAGGATTTCCGGGGGATTTTGTTGCCGCGCCTGTTGGCCAGCAGGAAAAGCATCTGCCGCTCCACACCGGGAGGGATATTCCGCCATCCCTGCTCATAGCTGTGTATGGCCTTCAAAGACGTTCCTAGAAGCTGAGCGATCTCTTTTTGTGTTTTTTTGAGGTGTTTCCTGAGGACCGAAAATTCGTTAGCGTCCATAATGTCTCCAGCGCTTGTTTTATTGATTTTGTCCCGAATATTGCTACATTGTGGCAATGTCTGTCAAGAAAAAAACGACATGGAAATCAGCGACCTCCTGCAGAGCCTGATGTATGAAAAAGGGCCCTTAGAAGGGGTCTGATCGGCCGACGCCGCTGATTGGTTTTAACTTCCTTCATACGTCACCGGCTCAGCCGGTGACGTATGAAGGAAGTGAGTGCGGGATCGAAAAACGCTCACTGCCGCAGAAAAGCATGAACCCCTTCTTTTTACCTATACAGGCCAGGGTCATGTTGAGGCTGGCGGCCAGTTCCACGGCCAGCGCCGTCGGGCGCGACATGCTGATCATGATTTCCAGGCCGGCCCGGGCGGCCTTCTGAACAAGCTCGAAACTGAGCCGCGATGACATGGCGGCGACGCGCAGGCTGGCGAGGTCATTGTTCATGAACGCTTTTCCGATGGCCTTGTCCAGGGCATTGTGCCGCCCCACATCTTCCGCCCAGGTCATGGGTTCCACGTGCCTGTCGAACACCATGGCGGCGTGGGAACTGCCTGTAAGGGCATACAACTCCTGGTGCTCGGAGAGGCGCTGTACGCATTCCTTGGCTTGATCGATGGTCATTTTAACGGTGTTGCCGACGGGTTTCACGATTTGATACAGGTCGGCCAGCAGCTCCTTGCCGCAGATGCCGCAACTGGTTTGACTCATGAAGCCCTGTCTGTTCAGGAGGTTGCGGACCTTTTTGCGCCTCTCGGGCACCAGGGTGGCTGTGACCACATTGACGCCGTCTTCCGTACAGTAACCGAGGGTGGCAAAATCTTCGGGCCTTTCCACGAGTCCTTCGGCGAGGCAGAACCCGGCGGCGTGTGCCAGTTCATCGCCGGGGGTTCGCATGACAACGGAATAGGGCTTGCCTTCGATGCGGATGGACAGCGGTTCTTCCAGAATAAAAGCCTGCTCTATCTGTTGAAAGGTTCCGTTTTCGTAGATAATCATCTTCTGGGTGCGGGAATTTTTCATGGTCTTTATGCGGTCCTCAAGCGTTTACTTCAACGTAGCCCAAACCGTATGCCTAACGCCATCCCTTAATTTTCCGAACGCTATAGGTTGTCGGTAAAAACGTATTCATCCGTCTGCCGCTTGTCAAAAGGAAGCCTGGTCCGGGCGCGGCCGGTTCGATTCGGGTTCGTCAGCCCTGGGCGGGAACGCTCTTCTGGGTCAAGGGTCTTCGGGGTCGGCGTGGAAAACATACCCGATGGACCGCAGACTTTTAAAATGGGCCGGTTTCTTAGGGTTTTTTTCAAAGTATTTTCTGAATCGGACGATGAAATTGTCCACGGTACGGGTTGTCGTACCGTGCGTGTACCCCCAGCCGATTTCCAGGAGTTTTTTTCGGGAGAGCGGTTTCCCCTCATTCATCACGAACAACTTCAGCAGTTTGGCCTCCTGCTCGGTCAGATGGATCTCCCCCTTGCGGTTGTGAGCCGTCAGTGTGTTGAAATCGATGCGGTTGCTGCCGAAAACATGAACGCTTTCCACCTGATTGAGGAGCGTGTTTCCCGTTCCATTTTCTTCATACCAGGAAAGACGGGTCAAAAGCCGCTCCACCCGCAGCAGAAATTCCTCAAGGCTGAAGGGTTTGGTCAGATAGTCGTCCACGCCGTACGACAGGCCTTTGACTTTGTAATCGGTTGCCGCCTTGGCGGAAAGAATGAGGATGGGAAGCCGTTCATCTTCCAGGCGTATGCTTCGGAGTACGGAGAGGCCGTCGATCCCCGGGAGCATGATGTCGAGCACGATGAGGTCGGGTTGCCAGTGTTTCCAGGCTTTAAGGCCTGCGTTGCCGTTCTCGGCGGTCATCACGTCGTAGCCCTGCAGGGAAAGATTGAGCCTGAGCCCTTCCGCGATATGATGGTCGTCTTCGACGATCAGTATGCGTTTTTTTGTATTATCCGTCATGCTGCATATTTCAGCGGCAGAATCAGGGAAAAGGTCGAGCCTTTGCCCAAACCCTGGCTGGATACCCGTATTTTGCCCTTGTGAATTTTGGCAATCTGCTCAACCAGAAAGAGCCCCAGACCGCTGCCCTTCGCAGACATATCGTCGGCACGGCCGATCTGGTAAAATTTTCTGAATATTTTTCGTCTTTCCTTTTTTTCGATGCCGATGCCGTTGTCCTTGAAGTTAATATACAGCTTTTTACCCTGCGCTTCAAAAGAAATTTGGACCTCGGGTTTATCGGATTGATTGTATTTGACGGCATTGGTGAGGATGTTCATCAGAAACATGTCGAACAGCGGTGCATTGATGGAGTAGTGATAGGGCCCGCCGGAAGGGTTGAACACGGTGACACGGTAATCCTGGAAATGGTGGGCGTTTTTAGTCAGGAAACGCTTGACGACATCGACCAGGTTATGGGGTTCGAGTTCGCCGCTGAAGCTCTTGCTCTCGATCTGAGCCAGGTTGAGGATGCGGTTGATGTTATCGGACAGCCGGCCGGCATCGTTCAGCATATACCGGATGTATTTTATCTGGTCCTCACGGGACAGCTCGTGCTTGATGAAGGTTTCCAGGTACAGCTTCAAGGCGGTGACCGGGGTTTTCAGTTCATGGGTGAAGTTGTTGATGAAGTTATGTTGGAGCCGGTACAGCTGCAGGGTCTTCAAGTTGTAGACGAAAATGATGAAGATGCCCATGAAGATGATGCCCACCAGGAGGGAAAGGACGAGGATCACCACCCAGGTCTGGGATGCGAGAACCTGCCCCGCGTCCAGGTTGAATCGCTCTACGATCGCTCTAAGGCCCGAGCTGGCTTCGATGTACCAGTAGATGTAGAGGAATAACGAGGTCCCCAGCGCCAGGATGGAAAACACCAGGATTAATATGGGGTGAAACAGCCACCTGCTGCGATTCATGGGTTTTTCCTGCAATAAATTTTCAAAGACTGCGTTTGATACATCGCCCGCAAAGGTCAAACATGCGCAGGCCTTCCGATTGTTTTCAGTGAATCCACCTTCGAAAATGTATATATGATTGTAAAAGTTTTGTAAATTCAAAACGTTCCCTGTACATTTTTCTATTGGTTTGGCTAATAATTTACCTGGTAGGAAACAAAATCAACGTGACCCTCATCAGGAGTGATTACGCCATGGCAAAAGAGAAAAATGTTCTGCTCGTTTATCCCGAAGTGCCTAAAAACACCTATTGGAGCTTTCAATACGCCCTGCAGTTCACCGGAAAGAAGAGTGCCATGCCCCCCCTTGGGCTGATTACCATTGCGGCCTATTTTCCCGCTCACTACCGGCTCAAGCTGGTGGATCTCAACATCGAACCCCTGAAAGAGGCCGATATCCTGTGGGCCGATCAGGTGTATGTTTCGGCCATGATTGTCCAGAAGGCTTCCTTCGCCAGGGTCGTGGAGACGTGTAACCGCCTGAATACAACGGTGGTGGCGGGCGGTCCCTACCCCACCTCCAGCCACGAAGAGATCGAAGGCGTGGATTGCTTCGTGCTGGGGGAGGTGGAAAACTGTCTGCCCGATATCATCGCCGCCCTGGAAACGGGTAGGGCGAAACGGGTTTATCCGCCGGCGGGCAGGCCCTCCATGAAAACGGCAAAGGTGCCCAGATTCGATCTGCTGAAGCTGAAGGCCTATGCTTCCATGGCCATTCAATACTCCCGCGGCTGCCCTTTCAAGTGTGAATTCTGTGACATTTGGAAAGTTTACGGTAACCGTCCGCGCCTTAAGTCACCCTCGGGTGTTCTATCCGAACTGGACACGCTGTACGCATCGGGCTGGCGCGGCCCCGTGTTCATCGTGGACGACAATTTCATCGGCAACCGCAAAAAGGTTCGCGATGAACTGCTGCCGGCGCTTTTTACGTGGCAGCGTTCACACGGATTTGCCTTCCGCTTTTTCACCGAAGCGAGCATCAACATGGCCACTGACCCCGAACTGTTGGAGGCCATGCGGGCCGCCGGGTTCGATGAGGTGTTCATAGGCATCGAAACCCCTTCGCGGGAAGGTCTGGCCGAAACCGGCAAAAAGCAGAACCTGAAGACGGATATGGCCGAGGCCGTGGAGACCATCCAGCGTCACGGCATGGAAGTCATGGCCGGTTTCATCGTCGGTTTCGACAGCGACACGGACGACATCTTCGACCGGCAGATCGAATTCATCCAGAAAACGGGCATCCCCCAGGCCATGGTTGGACTGCTGACCGCCCTCCCAGGGACGGAGCTCCATCGGCGGCTCTTGTCGCAGGGACGGCTGCTGAATGCCGCCGACGGCAACAACACCCACTGTCATGCCATCAATTTCATCCCCCGCATGGATGAAAAAAAATTGAAAAACGGGTACCGGCGGATTCTGTCTACCATATACGACAAGCGCCTGAAAAATTATTTTGAGCGCTGCAGCCGCCTCTTGGACAGAATCGGGGACACACCGCAGTTCGCCAGGAAGATCCGCTTCGACGAGATCAGGGGGTTGGCCGCGTCGCTTCCGCGCCAGCTGGTGTCGCCCTACGGCTTACAGTACCTCAAGTTTCTGGCGAGGAGCCTTGTCCGCAACCGTGTGGTTCTCAGCGAGGCGGTCAGGCTCGGCGTGATCGGTCACCACTTCCACACCATTACCAGCGAGATGATCGAGGCGGAGAAAGTGGCTTCCTACCTGGATGAAACCTATGCCCACCTGTGCGCCCGTTTGGAAACCTACTCCTCCTTGGCCAGGGGAAGCTACCAGGAAAAGCGCCGGGAAATCGTGCAGCTTCTGAGACATAAAAAGCGGGTGTTGAACCGTATCCGGCAGAGGATCGACAGCCTCCACGTGGACTTCCGCCGGGATCTGGTCCGCAGATACAGGGACCTTTCGGAGCGGCTGCAGAGGCTCAGCGAACCGCTCGAGGCCGCCGTGGTTTTTACAGACTGATCGAAAAATCTTCAATCACAACGGGGTTCATCAACTGGAAAGGCTTACCCTATGCAACTCCGGGGTTCATTTCTCTCCTCCATTGACTCCCCCGTGGAAAAGCGTATAATTCCATAACGGCTGTCATCTGTGAACACCCCCATCGTTTGCAAATGCCCGGGCAACCTTAGATTGGATGGCAATGGCTCAAATAAGGAAAGACAGCCGTTATTATGATCAACATCGAGAACTTACAAAAGAGTTTCGGCGGCCAGGTCCTCTTCGACGGCCTGGCCTTCAAGCTGAATGCCAGGGAACGGGTCGGGCTGGTGGGACGCAACGGTCACGGCAAGACGACCCTTTTCCGCATCATCACCGGCGAAGAGACCTACGACGGCGGTTCGCTGACGATTCCTAAAAATTATCGTATCGGCATCGTCCGTCAGCAGCTCGATTTTTCCGCAGATACCGTCCTGAAGGAAGGCATGACGGGCCTTCCCGAGGCCGAAAGGGATCACCACTGGAAAGTCGAGAAGGTCCTGGCGGGGCTCGGTTTTTCCCAGGACGACATGCAACGCCGCCCGCACGAGTTTTCCGGCGGCTTTCAGGTGCGGTTGAACCTGGCCAAGGTCCTGGTTGCCGAGCCCGATCTCCTGCTCCTGGACGAACCCACCAATTACCTGGACATCACCTCGATCCGCTGGGTGGAGCGTTTTCTGATACGCTGGCCCCACGAGTTGATCCTGATTACCCACGACCGTGGTTTCATGGACAAAGTGGTCACCCACACCGTGGGCATCCATCGGCAAAAGGCAAGGAAAATCACCGGTGACACCCACAAATATTATTCCCAGATAGCCCAGGACGAGGAGATTTACGAAAAGACCCGTCTCAACGACGAGCGTCGCCAGAAGGAGATCCAGCAGTTCATCTCACGCTTCAGGGCCAAGGCGCGTCTCGCCAATCTGGTGCAGTCGCGCATCAAGACCTTGGAAAAGCTGGAGAAGAAAGAAAAACTGGCCAAAATCAACACGCTGGATTTTTCTTTCCGCAGCGAACCCTTCAGGGGCAAGCACATGCTTGCGGCGACGAACGTGTCCTTTGCCTACGACGGGGGCGTTCCCCTTATCAGCGGTTTCAATCTGTCGGTCAATGCGGGGGACCGCATTTGCGTTATAGGCAAAAACGGTAAGGGTAAAACCACGCTTCTGAAATTGCTGGCAGGAAGCCTGCAACCCCGGGCCGGTGAGATTCAATACAACCCGTCCGTAGCAAGGGGATTTTTCGAGCAGACCAACATCCAGACCCTCGATGATCGCCGCACGGTGGAGGAGGAGATTCTTTACGCGCACGAGGGGGTCGACCGGCAGGCCGCCCGCAACATCTGCGGTGCCATGCTGTTCGAAGGCGATGCGGCCCTGAAGAAAATCAGCGTTCTTTCCGGGGGGGAGAAAAGCCGGGTGCTCCTGGGGAAGATTCTGGTAACACCGCTGAATCTTCTTTTGCTGGACGAACCCACCAACCACCTGGACATGGATTCCTGCGATGCCCTGCTGGCGGCCATAGACAGCTTCGAGGGCGCCGTCATCATGGTGACCCACAGCGAAATGTTCCTGAACGCCCTGGCCGAGCGCCTGGTTGTTTTCCAGGATGACGGCATCACCCTGTTCGAGGGCGGCTACAATTATTTTTTGAGCAAAGGCGGGTGGGAGGGGGAGCGCCCGGAAAAGAAGCCGTCTGCGCAGGTTCCGGAAAAAGAAGAACCTGGGGATAAATTAAACAAAAAAGAGGCCCGTAAAAAGCGCTCCCAGCTGGTTGCCGAACGGGGCAGGGCGCTGAAGCCCATCAAGCAGAAGATCCGGCGTGCGGAAGACGCCATCGAGAAGCAGGAAAAGCGGCTTCAGTCTTCCAATCAGGAGATGGTGTCCGCAGCGGGCAACGGCGACGGCGAAAAGATTGCGGAGATCTCCAAGGAGATTCACGCCTGCAATGCCGCCATCGAAAGGCATTTTTCCGAACTGGAAGCGCTGCACGAAAAGAAAGATGAACTGGAGTCTAGGTATGCCGAGTTGCTGGCGGAATGACAGCAAAAGGCAGCGCAATTATAGCGGTTGTCATATATATGTTCCGACGTTGTAAAAGGTGCCCAATGGGAAACGTAGTTTCGGAACGGTATGTTTTCAAACGCTATAGCGTCTATCTTTTGCTCTTATGGTTGGTTATGTAGCTGAGGGGTCGGGTGGAATAAAGATGATATGGTTGTTCGGTTCGGGCAAACCGGATGAACCGACGACAGGTTTTTTGGAGGTAACATTATGTACGGTATCACCATCCGGTGGTTGACCCTCACGGTGTCGATCATCGTCACCGCTTATTTGGTCGACGGCATTCAGGTAAACGGGTTCTGGTCGGCTTTTTTTGCCGCGGCGGTTTTAGGAATCCTGAATGCCTTTTTTCGCCCCATCATCCTGATATTGACCCTGCCCATCAATTTGTTGACCCTGGGCCTGTTCACCTTTGTCATCAACGCGTTGCTGCTGCTCATGGCTTCGGGAGTGATTTCCGGATTCCATGTGGCAGGCTTCTGGTCGGCTGTTTTCGGCGCCCTGTTGATCGGCCTGGTCAGCTGGCTGATCAACGGCTTCATCAACGGGCAGGGGCACGTGGAGTATATCGACCTGAAGCACAGGGGCGGCAACCGTTGGGAATGAGGCGGGTTTGTTATTTGGGGCATGCGTTTTTCTGAAGAAAGGCATGGCGCCATCGTAACCATGCTGTGTATGCAACCTTGGACTCATCACCCCGCGTGTCGTATTCATATGAAATATTTTAGGCTATGGCGCATCATCCTGTCCATTCTAGTGCTGGCCTATACCTTGCTGCCTTTCGATGTCCTGCCGGACATGGTAGTCGGCTGGGGCTGGCTGGACGACATTGCCATTATCTATCTGCTGTGGCACTATTTCTACAGGGGGGGGCGGGGGCGTTTCGGCACTTCTGACCGCGAAAGCGCAGATTCCGGGCAGTCCGGTGGCGAGGGCATTGCAGGGAAAGAGGGATCGGCCGTACCGAAAACCCCTTACGACATCCTCGACGTCCCCCGGGGGGCCTCCCCCGAAGAGATTCGCTTGGCCTACAAGAAGCTTGCCGGCAAGTACCACCCGGATAAGGTCGCCCACCTGGGAAAGGAGTTCCAGGAGTTGGCCGAAGAGCGCTTCAAAGAGATTCAGGCGGCCTATGAAAAACTCAAAACCGGTTTTGATTAGACCTGACAGTTAGGAATAGACCATGAAGGATTCATCGAGGAAGGACACGCAA
This region of Deltaproteobacteria bacterium genomic DNA includes:
- a CDS encoding ABC-F family ATP-binding cassette domain-containing protein; the encoded protein is MINIENLQKSFGGQVLFDGLAFKLNARERVGLVGRNGHGKTTLFRIITGEETYDGGSLTIPKNYRIGIVRQQLDFSADTVLKEGMTGLPEAERDHHWKVEKVLAGLGFSQDDMQRRPHEFSGGFQVRLNLAKVLVAEPDLLLLDEPTNYLDITSIRWVERFLIRWPHELILITHDRGFMDKVVTHTVGIHRQKARKITGDTHKYYSQIAQDEEIYEKTRLNDERRQKEIQQFISRFRAKARLANLVQSRIKTLEKLEKKEKLAKINTLDFSFRSEPFRGKHMLAATNVSFAYDGGVPLISGFNLSVNAGDRICVIGKNGKGKTTLLKLLAGSLQPRAGEIQYNPSVARGFFEQTNIQTLDDRRTVEEEILYAHEGVDRQAARNICGAMLFEGDAALKKISVLSGGEKSRVLLGKILVTPLNLLLLDEPTNHLDMDSCDALLAAIDSFEGAVIMVTHSEMFLNALAERLVVFQDDGITLFEGGYNYFLSKGGWEGERPEKKPSAQVPEKEEPGDKLNKKEARKKRSQLVAERGRALKPIKQKIRRAEDAIEKQEKRLQSSNQEMVSAAGNGDGEKIAEISKEIHACNAAIERHFSELEALHEKKDELESRYAELLAE
- a CDS encoding phage holin family protein, with the translated sequence MYGITIRWLTLTVSIIVTAYLVDGIQVNGFWSAFFAAAVLGILNAFFRPIILILTLPINLLTLGLFTFVINALLLLMASGVISGFHVAGFWSAVFGALLIGLVSWLINGFINGQGHVEYIDLKHRGGNRWE